cTGAATGGGTTTATTTAGGGTTTAGTTCTTGGCGTGTATGAAAAACAGTCAGACAATGACGGGATACATTTCACGGAGGCTGCAGCGGAATTTGACAGGTCTATCTCAGGAAAACTGTCAGAGATGCTGTCGATGTAAGTCACTGATTTGACTTTTGCATCTTTACTGGATTGTCTTGGACAATCCATTCTTTCATTCTTCCTCCTCTCTGTTCTACAGATCTGGACCTCCCCTGAAAAAAGGCAAAAGCAGGATCTTCTATGGTTTACATCAGGTAAGAACAGATCTCTACACGATCTTGGCTTGATGacaatcatttatattattaataatcaattATACATCAATAAATTCTTACAAAAGTCCTTTTCTTGTGAAGGATTTCCCTAGTGTAATTGTGGTTGGTCTTGGTAAGAGCGGCACAGGTGTGTGTGGAAAAGAAAACTGGGACAACTGTAAGGAAAACATCCGTGCAGCTGTGTCAGGTAAATGTCATTGTCCTCTTCAGGTAAATCTGATGAAAACTTAACAAGAACATGTCAGAGTattatttcaccccaaaatcaaaagatactagatttttgcttaaaataaagaATGAATGACCTTTGAAGGTTGTTCATTCTGCTTTGtatgtttccaaaaaaaataaataaatgctataatgcgtaatgtaattgtatggaagcccatttctgccactgaataaaactaaaaaaggtaactgtgactttttatttcacaattctgacttttagtCTTccaattgagatataaactcacactttttttaaacagaaatgcaagtttatataatatactgtatCAGTGTTTTCcccccctcagaactggactttataactcgcaattgtgagtttatatctctcaattctgtcagaattgtgaaatataaacttacaattggaagaaaaaaaagtcagaattgtgagtttttgtctccatagttctgactttatttcttgcagttgcaagttatatcttgcaattctgacttttaaactcacaattctgactttatatcactcaaatctgaaaaaaaagagaattatgAGATCTtgtatttctgactttataactcccagttgcgagtttataactcacaattctgagaaaaaagttagaattgtaattttgtggaactacaagtcaaaagttttttttttttttttttttttttttgaaggttttgaagatttttttttttttttttaaagaagtctcttctgctcaccaagcctgaatttatttgatttaaaatacagcaaaagcagtaatactgtgaaataattgtactaaaataactgctttctattttaatataatttaaaatgtaatttattcattatcaaagctaaattttcagcatcattacttcagtcttcagtgttacatgatccttcagaaatcagtctaatatgctgttttgctgttttagaaacattttattattattattattattattattattattattattattattagcaatatttaaaacatgatttttttttttcaggattctttgatgaatagaaagatccaaagatcggcatttatctaaaaaatctaaagttttgtaacattatacactataccgttcaaaagcttgaaatcagtattatttttttggggggggttatataaattaatacttttatttagcgagaatgctttaaattgaacaaaagtgatgataaagacatttataatgttacaaaggatttagattttaaagaaatgctgttcttctggactttctagtcatcaaagaaacctgaaaaattttacacagctgttttcaacattataataatagtaaatgttttctgagcagcaaatcagtatattagaatggtttctgaaggaccatgtgactggagtaatgatgctaaaatttccgttttgaaatcacaggaatcagtaattttaaaatagggctgtcaacgattaatcgcgattaatcgcatacaaaataaaagtttgagtttgcctaatatatgtgtgtgtactgtgtataattattatgtatatataaatacaaacacattcatgtatatatttaagaaatattttcaagcatatatatttattataatttttataattttatgttacatataaacaaaatcactttgtatattaataacatatttgtcatatatatacgcattaatttgtgtatatttatatatgcataataattacacacagtacacacacatatattaggcaaacttaaacttttattttgtatgcgattaatcacgattaatcattgacagccctatttatatatatatatatatatatatataaaaattgaaaacagttattttaaatggtaaaaatatttcagatgtttatttttttttgctgtactttagatcaaataaatgcagaagagacatcttttaaaaaaaaaatcttactgttcaaaaacttttgactggtagtgtatatgtgtcAATTTCATTCAATTAGTTTTCACAGTACATGTGTTGAAATTGAAAacaattgatttttgttttcctgtgtTTGTACAGCGGGCTGCAGGCAGCTTCAGGATCTGGAGGTTGCTCATGTCCAGGTGGACCCTTGTGGAGATGGGCAGTCAGCAGCAGAGGGCGCTATGCTAGGGCTTTTTGAGTATGATGAGCTCAAAACCAAAAAGAAAGTCCGTGTCACAACCCAGCCATATGGGAGGTATATAAAACACAGATGTTTAAATATTAGTGTATTCTTAGGAAATTTATTGGATGATTTGTAAGAATTCATCCTAAGAATTCTGGCTCATTATTGTCTTCTTCCTTGTTTCTTTGTAGTGTGGATTCAGCAGCATGGCAGAAAGGTGTTCTGTATGGGGACGGGCAGAACCTGGCCAGACAACTAATGGAAGCTCCAGCCAATCACATTACTCccacagtgtttgcaaacactATAGAGCAGAAACTCTCACCTTTTGCTCACAAAGTGGCTGTGCACAAGAGGTAGTGTCAAAGTTCATTAAAATTAGTCATCTTTTTCAGTAATGATGAAGCAACACAGCacatttctgtgtttgtttctCTCTCATCTTTAAGGCCCCAGTCTTGGATTGAAAGTGAGCAAATGGAGGCTTTTCTAAGCGTGTCTAAAGGCTCAGAGGAGCCCCCTATCTTTCTTGAGCTGCATTACAAAGGCAGTTTAGACTCTGCACAGCCTCCTCTTGTGCTGGTGGGAAAAGGAATCACCTTTGACAGGTAGCTATATCTGGACAGAACCTAAAAACATCAGTAATTGTGAATTTCGAATCAAATAATTAGTAGGTCTGTCTCATTCCAGTGGTGGAATCTCTTTGAAGCCGTCTTCAGGCATGGATGCCATGAGAGCAGATATGGGTGGAGCAGCCACTGTGTGTTCCTCTATCGTGACGGCAGCCGCTCTGAAACTCCCGATCAATATCATCGGTCTGTCCACTACACTAGACACTGTCCACTAGAACCATTAGCACACAAACTAACCTTGTGCTTCTTAATTCAGGTTTGGCACCACTCTGTGAAAACATGCCTAGTGGAAAAGCAAACAAACCGGGTGATGTTGTCCGTGCCAAAAATGGCAAAACCATTCAGGTATTCTCCTCTTGTACATATCACATCGATATGCACACAGATGCATTACTGTCTGACAAGTTATAAGTCTTTAAAAGGGTGTCTGCCAAAAATTGTTATATCTCAATcagattaaaactaaaatatgctacaaacaaaaatacaatagtaAGTTATTGTTAAAGTTAAGTAAGATATAAATAAAGTACCTCTTAATTGATGTaaaaaaacccaacaaaacagtaatatagtgaATTATTAGtagagtttaaaataactttttctaatttaaattagtaaattaattaaattaaatattttttaagaaatataatttatttctgtgatggcaaagttgaattttgaagtaaaatcagaatttgatccttcagaaatcattatgataTACAGATTTAGtgctaaaattttttttttttttgttattattaatgttgacgTAAGTTAatgattaatgtttttgaggaaatcatgatacatttttgattaattgaaagtttaaaataacagtatttttttaatataaaatatttttgtaaaaatgtaaaagtttttactgCTATATTTTCTCAGCGTCCTTGCTGAGAAGGAAAGGTTCTTTAAAAAtaagacagtatatttattatgtagacttatatgaccctggaacacaaaactagtcataattTATACAacaactgaaagctgaataaataagctttctattgatgtacggtttgttaggaaattacaatatttggcagagatagaactattttaaaacctggaatctgagggtgcaaaaaaatctaaatattgaaaaaaattaaaggtaaagttatccaaatgaaattcttagcaatgcatattactaatcaataattaagtgatatatttgcagtagaaaatttacaatatatcttcattgaacatgatttttacataatatcctaatgatttttggcataaaagaaaaatctatacatttgacccatgcagtgtatttttggctaatgttacaaatatacctgtgactacttaagactggttttgtggtccagggtcacatatataaagaTCCATATTAAATAACAATCATATTGgcatagtttatttttttatagtcttCAAATTAAATGCCATCAGAGAGCAGTTctgcaaaatgaataaatattatataattgaaAATTGAGAATTTGATGGTGTTCAAATTCAAGTTTCTGCTCAAATGCCTGTGGAACCTTCCTAATAGATATGCTCAGCACAAATAATAATTcgagaaaacattttttcttcgGTAGGTTGACAACACTGATGCGGAGGGTAGACTGATTTTGGCTGATGCTCTGTGTTATGCTCACAGTTTCAAGCCCAGAGCCATAATCAATGCGGCTACGCTTACAGGTACCCAACATACAAGCTGTGTTGATGCTTTCAAGTAAACACAGACTAGATATTAATAATTTCTCTCTTTGTTCCTCTGCCAGGTGCCATGGATGTGGCCTTAGGTTCTGCTGCTACAGGCGTGTTTACTAACTCTGATTGGCTGTGGGACCGGCTGCATAAGGTAATGAGCAACGTCATTCTCATCTTGATTGTCAGAATGACTTGAATGCCATTCTTCATTGATgttcttttatattgttatatgatTTGCGTATCCTCCTAGGCAAGCATTGTTACTGGTGACAGGGTGTGGAGGATGC
This genomic window from Labeo rohita strain BAU-BD-2019 chromosome 1, IGBB_LRoh.1.0, whole genome shotgun sequence contains:
- the lap3 gene encoding cytosol aminopeptidase, coding for MLIPFRRALLTAIRQHNCRLFSDSNVTSSTRKGLVLGVYEKQSDNDGIHFTEAAAEFDRSISGKLSEMLSISGPPLKKGKSRIFYGLHQDFPSVIVVGLGKSGTGVCGKENWDNCKENIRAAVSAGCRQLQDLEVAHVQVDPCGDGQSAAEGAMLGLFEYDELKTKKKVRVTTQPYGSVDSAAWQKGVLYGDGQNLARQLMEAPANHITPTVFANTIEQKLSPFAHKVAVHKRPQSWIESEQMEAFLSVSKGSEEPPIFLELHYKGSLDSAQPPLVLVGKGITFDSGGISLKPSSGMDAMRADMGGAATVCSSIVTAAALKLPINIIGLAPLCENMPSGKANKPGDVVRAKNGKTIQVDNTDAEGRLILADALCYAHSFKPRAIINAATLTGAMDVALGSAATGVFTNSDWLWDRLHKASIVTGDRVWRMPLFQHYTKQITESALADLNNVGKYSRSGGACTAAAFLKEFVTADHWAHLDIAGVMTNKDEVPYLRKGMSGRPTRTLVEFAAGLASEP